A genomic segment from Ramlibacter agri encodes:
- a CDS encoding DcaP family trimeric outer membrane transporter — MRKSVIAAAILSLGASAHAQSNEELKGMLDQAMRTIQDLQGRVRALEAQQQPPGVRPAQAPAAAASNEPGPPAVVGSHGAPVVAPNIVPEPGTPDADKAHVAFYGQAMLDAIYDFKRMNPQWQATLRPSQIPVSCPGEPGCGKEGFYVMSVRQSSLGMKATIPTSLGLIKTDLAFDLFGSDGGTNIHWLRMWGELGAWGAGQTDSNFMNIDAFPNTIDYWGPPGMVFLRNPQVRYTASAGKGLTWAVSLEAPNSAIDTGKVTEVDPNLGAGVTAHNRLPDLVGSFRVDRDWGHVKAAAIVREVGFTTSTTQSGNPSNTETGYGLNVSGALKLFGKDTLSWGVAGGKAIASYMNDGGIDLAPDASFHAQTVRSLGWFAYYGHAWTPQLTSSIGYSQHRQDNAGGQADNAFRSGSYASGNLLYSLTKNVLIGGEYVWGRRENKDGSAASDNRIQFSTKVTF, encoded by the coding sequence ATGCGAAAGAGCGTCATCGCCGCCGCGATCCTCTCCCTCGGGGCGAGCGCGCACGCGCAGAGCAACGAGGAGCTCAAGGGCATGCTGGATCAGGCCATGCGCACGATCCAGGACCTGCAGGGGCGAGTGCGCGCGCTCGAGGCGCAGCAGCAGCCACCGGGGGTGAGGCCCGCGCAGGCGCCGGCGGCCGCTGCCAGCAACGAACCCGGACCGCCCGCGGTCGTGGGCTCCCATGGCGCGCCGGTGGTCGCCCCCAACATCGTTCCGGAACCTGGAACACCCGACGCCGACAAGGCCCACGTCGCCTTCTACGGCCAGGCGATGCTGGACGCCATCTACGACTTCAAGCGCATGAACCCGCAGTGGCAGGCGACGCTGCGGCCCTCGCAGATCCCGGTCAGCTGCCCGGGCGAACCCGGCTGCGGCAAGGAGGGCTTCTACGTCATGAGCGTGCGCCAGTCCAGCCTGGGCATGAAGGCCACCATTCCCACCTCGCTGGGCCTGATCAAGACCGACCTGGCCTTCGACCTGTTCGGCAGCGACGGCGGCACCAACATCCACTGGCTGCGCATGTGGGGCGAGCTCGGGGCCTGGGGCGCGGGCCAGACCGACTCCAACTTCATGAACATCGACGCGTTCCCGAACACGATCGACTACTGGGGCCCGCCCGGCATGGTGTTCCTGCGCAACCCGCAGGTCCGCTACACGGCCAGCGCCGGCAAGGGCCTGACCTGGGCCGTGTCGCTGGAAGCGCCCAACTCCGCCATCGACACCGGCAAGGTGACCGAGGTGGACCCGAACCTCGGCGCCGGCGTCACGGCGCACAACCGGCTGCCGGACCTGGTGGGGTCGTTCCGCGTCGACCGCGACTGGGGCCACGTGAAGGCGGCGGCCATCGTGCGCGAAGTGGGCTTCACCACGTCGACCACGCAAAGCGGCAACCCGTCCAACACCGAGACCGGCTACGGCCTGAACGTGAGCGGCGCGCTCAAGCTGTTCGGCAAGGACACCTTGAGCTGGGGTGTCGCCGGCGGCAAGGCCATCGCCAGCTACATGAACGACGGCGGCATCGACCTCGCGCCGGATGCCAGCTTCCACGCGCAAACCGTCCGTTCCCTCGGCTGGTTTGCCTACTACGGCCACGCCTGGACGCCGCAGCTGACCAGCTCGATCGGCTACAGCCAACACCGCCAGGACAACGCCGGTGGCCAGGCCGACAACGCCTTCCGCAGCGGCAGCTATGCCAGCGGCAACCTGCTGTATTCGCTGACCAAGAACGTGCTGATCGGCGGCGAATACGTCTGGGGCCGGCGCGAGAACAAGGACGGCAGCGCGGCCAGCGACAACCGCATCCAGTTCTCGACCAAGGTCACTTTCTAG